Proteins encoded in a region of the Paenibacillus sp. E222 genome:
- a CDS encoding carbohydrate ABC transporter permease: MSYSQKRKLTNSIIFIVLALGAIAMIAPLIWMLSTSVKEKQDVFALPPVWIPEVFQFGKYKEIWEAGPLLSGIKNSLIVAISVTVVGTFTSSIAAFAFAKLRFPHKNKLFLALLASMMIPYPTVMIPQFIMFSKLGWVDTLLPLIVPGLFGNVVMIFFLRQYLLSVPDAIIEAAKIDGSSYFRLYSSITFPLIKPAIAAQLILWFMGIWNDYLAPIIYLNSPEKQTLQLVIANFNATYAIQTDYPLIMAASIVALLPVLIIFLIFQKQIIESVAISGVKG, encoded by the coding sequence ATGTCTTACAGTCAAAAGAGGAAACTAACGAACTCTATCATTTTTATCGTGTTGGCACTTGGTGCTATTGCGATGATTGCACCACTGATCTGGATGTTGTCCACTTCCGTGAAGGAGAAGCAAGATGTGTTCGCACTTCCGCCTGTGTGGATACCTGAAGTGTTCCAATTCGGAAAGTATAAGGAAATCTGGGAAGCAGGTCCGCTACTCAGCGGGATCAAAAACAGCTTGATCGTGGCGATCAGTGTTACCGTTGTCGGGACGTTTACGTCGAGTATCGCTGCCTTTGCTTTTGCCAAATTAAGATTTCCGCATAAAAATAAATTGTTTCTAGCATTGCTCGCATCGATGATGATTCCGTATCCGACAGTCATGATTCCGCAGTTCATCATGTTCTCGAAGCTGGGCTGGGTGGACACACTGCTGCCGCTTATCGTTCCAGGATTATTTGGTAACGTCGTCATGATCTTCTTCCTGCGTCAATATCTGCTTAGTGTGCCTGATGCCATTATTGAAGCAGCGAAAATTGATGGCAGCTCTTATTTCCGACTGTACTCCAGCATTACGTTCCCGCTCATTAAACCGGCGATTGCCGCTCAGCTGATTCTCTGGTTCATGGGCATCTGGAACGATTATCTGGCACCGATTATTTATCTGAATTCACCTGAAAAACAGACCTTGCAGCTCGTTATTGCGAACTTTAATGCCACGTATGCGATCCAGACGGATTATCCGCTCATTATGGCAGCATCCATTGTTGCGCTGCTGCCGGTATTGATCATCTTCCTGATCTTCCAAAAACAGATTATTGAATCGGTAGCGATCTCTGGAGTGAAAGGATGA
- a CDS encoding carbohydrate ABC transporter permease yields the protein MITKSSLYRKERLYGYLFILPPVLGLLIFVLFPFLYSLYGSFTDWDGLGQMNFIGLANFKDLLTDDLFYKAMFNTFYLMLGIPIGLLLALLLAMGLNRKIPGTTTFRVIYYIPVISSLAAVSIMWNWAYNGDYGLVNQFLDLFGIEGPNWLANKDTVKPALIIMTVWKGLGYTMLLYLAALQSVSRTYYEAAELDGANGFQIFRNITWPMVKPVTFFLVVTNIIGGSQIFTEMNIMTPTGGPEYSSASIVFYIWQKAFSNLQMGYASAMAMILGIFIFVITLVQFKMNEKSAYDGD from the coding sequence GTGATTACAAAATCTAGTTTGTATCGCAAAGAGAGGCTGTACGGATATTTATTTATTTTGCCTCCGGTTCTTGGTTTGCTGATCTTTGTCCTGTTCCCTTTCCTATATTCCTTGTACGGTTCGTTTACGGATTGGGATGGCTTGGGACAGATGAACTTTATTGGTTTAGCCAATTTTAAGGATTTGCTCACGGATGATCTGTTTTACAAAGCGATGTTCAACACCTTTTATCTGATGCTGGGTATCCCGATTGGTTTGTTGCTTGCATTGCTGCTGGCGATGGGTCTGAATCGTAAAATTCCCGGCACAACGACGTTCCGTGTAATCTATTATATTCCGGTTATTTCTTCCCTCGCAGCGGTGTCCATCATGTGGAACTGGGCGTACAACGGGGATTACGGATTAGTGAACCAATTCCTGGATCTGTTCGGTATTGAAGGCCCTAACTGGCTCGCAAACAAAGATACAGTTAAACCGGCCCTGATTATTATGACGGTATGGAAAGGTCTAGGTTATACGATGTTATTGTATCTGGCTGCACTGCAAAGTGTGTCACGTACATATTACGAAGCAGCTGAGCTCGATGGAGCAAACGGGTTCCAGATTTTCCGCAACATCACCTGGCCGATGGTGAAGCCAGTTACCTTTTTCCTCGTTGTTACGAATATCATTGGTGGTTCCCAAATCTTCACCGAAATGAACATTATGACGCCTACCGGCGGTCCTGAATATTCATCTGCATCCATCGTCTTCTACATCTGGCAGAAAGCATTTAGCAACCTGCAAATGGGTTATGCCTCTGCGATGGCCATGATTCTTGGTATTTTCATTTTTGTCATTACCTTGGTGCAATTCAAAATGAACGAAAAATCAGCCTATGATGGGGATTAA
- a CDS encoding sugar ABC transporter substrate-binding protein has translation MVKKKSLVTIMLLMLVSAIVFAGCGGSSGSSGDKELTFMFRGGTDEQKAYQAVVKKFEEEHPGVKVKIIVTAADQYATKLRAAITGNSLPDVFYFNPGDVKAYVNSNVLMNLTPYVENNADVDLDNIWKYGVDLYRYDGKMAGQGDLYGMPKDLGPFALGYNKTLFEKEGIPFPDKDKPYTWDEFIKVNQQATKDTNGDGKPDVFGTGFNVQWALQAFVWSNGADWLDETKTKVTIDDPKFAEALQFFADMQNKYKITPSIEEAQTLDTYQRWMKGEMAFFPVGPWDMSTFEKLPFEYDLLPFPAGSTGKSATWIGSLGIGVSAKTKYPEEAAALVNYLTASKEGMQQLVDAKVQIPNLLDMADEWAKDTSTKPANKQEFIDIVEDYGRSLPGNYTYNAEWYDLFFTDIQPVLDGKITAAEYVKQQQPKMQKLLDKAVEQEKKSQK, from the coding sequence ATGGTAAAGAAAAAGAGTTTGGTTACGATAATGCTTCTTATGCTTGTAAGCGCAATCGTGTTTGCAGGCTGCGGTGGCAGCAGCGGTTCAAGCGGGGACAAGGAACTGACGTTTATGTTCCGGGGCGGAACAGATGAACAGAAGGCATATCAAGCCGTTGTTAAGAAATTCGAAGAAGAGCATCCAGGTGTCAAAGTCAAAATTATCGTAACAGCTGCGGATCAGTACGCAACCAAATTGAGAGCTGCTATTACAGGCAACAGCTTGCCAGACGTATTCTATTTTAACCCTGGCGATGTGAAAGCCTATGTGAACAGCAATGTGTTGATGAATCTGACACCTTACGTTGAAAATAATGCGGATGTAGATCTCGATAACATCTGGAAATATGGTGTGGATCTGTATCGCTATGATGGCAAAATGGCAGGTCAGGGCGATCTCTACGGCATGCCGAAAGATCTGGGTCCGTTTGCACTCGGTTATAACAAAACTTTATTTGAAAAAGAAGGCATTCCATTCCCTGACAAGGACAAGCCATATACATGGGATGAGTTCATTAAGGTAAACCAGCAAGCGACCAAGGATACGAATGGAGACGGCAAACCGGACGTATTTGGTACAGGCTTTAACGTACAGTGGGCCTTGCAAGCTTTTGTATGGAGCAATGGCGCCGACTGGCTGGATGAAACGAAAACAAAAGTGACCATTGATGATCCGAAATTCGCGGAAGCACTGCAATTCTTTGCGGACATGCAAAACAAATACAAAATCACGCCTTCCATTGAGGAAGCGCAAACATTGGATACGTACCAACGCTGGATGAAAGGGGAAATGGCTTTCTTCCCTGTAGGTCCATGGGATATGAGTACATTCGAGAAACTGCCTTTCGAGTATGACCTGCTGCCTTTCCCTGCGGGCTCTACCGGAAAATCCGCAACGTGGATCGGTTCACTCGGTATCGGTGTATCGGCCAAAACGAAATATCCAGAAGAAGCTGCAGCATTGGTTAATTACCTCACAGCTTCCAAAGAAGGCATGCAGCAGTTGGTGGATGCCAAAGTACAGATCCCGAATTTGCTCGATATGGCTGACGAATGGGCTAAGGATACATCTACAAAACCAGCCAACAAACAGGAATTCATTGATATCGTAGAAGATTATGGCCGTTCTCTTCCAGGGAACTACACGTACAACGCAGAATGGTATGACCTGTTCTTCACCGACATTCAACCGGTTCTGGATGGCAAGATTACAGCCGCAGAATATGTGAAGCAGCAGCAGCCCAAAATGCAAAAGCTGTTAGACAAAGCGGTAGAACAAGAGAAGAAATCTCAGAAATAA
- a CDS encoding glycoside hydrolase family 43 protein — MTRFRKKRWALPALLVLVLLLAGQSRAFAAFWNLSGDIAVHDPSIIKEGNSWYTFSTGPGIQVLKSDNGSSWYRVPQIFLSKPSWWASAVPGQSGLDVWAPDVEQYNGKVWLYYSISTFGSNRSAIGLASATSIGAGQWKDEGLVLQTTTANNYNAIDPNLVIDASGNPWLAFGSFWSGLKIVKLDKNTMKPTGSISSIAARPNNGGAIEAPSIVYRNGYYYLFASIDSCCQGVNSTYKMVYGRSTSITGPYVDKNGMSMLNGGGTILDSGNVKWKGPGGQDVYNGNVIARHAYDADDNGNPKLLINDLLWDSSGWPTY; from the coding sequence ATGACAAGATTCAGGAAGAAGCGTTGGGCATTGCCTGCACTACTTGTACTTGTTTTGCTATTGGCGGGTCAGTCCCGGGCATTCGCGGCATTTTGGAATCTGAGCGGAGATATTGCCGTCCACGATCCATCCATCATCAAAGAAGGAAACTCATGGTATACCTTCTCAACAGGTCCTGGTATTCAGGTACTGAAATCGGATAACGGGTCATCATGGTATCGGGTTCCACAGATTTTCCTGAGTAAGCCATCCTGGTGGGCCTCTGCCGTTCCGGGACAGAGCGGTCTGGATGTATGGGCACCTGACGTTGAGCAGTACAACGGAAAAGTGTGGCTGTATTATTCCATCTCTACCTTTGGCTCCAACAGATCTGCGATCGGGCTTGCGTCTGCAACCAGCATTGGAGCAGGTCAGTGGAAGGATGAGGGATTAGTGCTTCAAACCACAACCGCCAACAATTATAACGCTATTGATCCGAATCTGGTCATCGATGCTTCAGGCAACCCGTGGCTAGCTTTCGGTTCTTTCTGGAGCGGTCTGAAGATTGTGAAACTCGACAAAAACACAATGAAACCGACCGGAAGCATATCCTCCATTGCGGCGCGTCCGAATAATGGTGGTGCCATTGAAGCTCCAAGTATTGTGTATCGGAATGGCTATTATTACTTGTTTGCCTCGATTGATTCTTGCTGCCAGGGCGTAAATAGCACGTACAAAATGGTCTATGGACGTTCAACGAGTATTACAGGTCCTTATGTGGACAAAAACGGTATGAGCATGTTGAATGGCGGCGGAACGATATTGGACTCGGGGAACGTCAAGTGGAAGGGACCCGGTGGTCAGGATGTGTATAACGGTAATGTGATTGCGCGCCACGCCTATGATGCTGATGATAATGGCAATCCAAAATTGCTAATCAACGACTTGCTATGGGATTCCAGCGGATGGCCAACATACTAA
- a CDS encoding transcriptional regulator: protein MIYIKDLMSGVNIFKALSSEIRIQIIELLAKNQSLNLNDLATKLGLSNGAITMHIKKLEESGLIEINTAVGKHGIQKICYLNEEKLMVDLRSQEIFNRYEVEIQVGHYSDYQAAPTCGLATRDSIVGEFDDPRYFADPLRIDAEMIWLAEGYLEYRIPNYLKPNQTFSEIQLSMELGSEAPGFCDNYPSDIFFYVNGIEIGCWTSPGDFGNTRGTFNPDWWPPHLNQYGMLKLIRITQEGSYIDGCRISDVTLDQIGLDYKSDIHFRIAVTDEPVNKRGLTIFGKNFGNYGQNLLARVLYNVQEE, encoded by the coding sequence ATGATTTATATTAAAGATCTGATGTCTGGCGTTAATATTTTCAAAGCACTCAGTTCCGAAATCCGGATTCAGATTATTGAGTTGCTTGCCAAGAACCAGAGTCTTAACCTCAATGATCTCGCAACCAAACTGGGGCTCAGCAATGGCGCCATTACAATGCATATTAAGAAATTGGAAGAAAGCGGCCTGATTGAGATCAACACTGCGGTTGGCAAACATGGAATTCAGAAGATTTGTTATCTCAATGAGGAAAAACTAATGGTCGACCTGCGTTCACAGGAGATTTTTAACCGATACGAGGTTGAAATTCAGGTAGGTCATTATAGCGATTATCAGGCAGCTCCTACATGTGGTCTCGCCACCCGAGACAGCATCGTCGGTGAGTTCGATGATCCGCGCTACTTTGCTGACCCACTCCGTATTGATGCAGAGATGATTTGGCTGGCCGAAGGTTATCTGGAGTATCGTATTCCCAACTACCTTAAGCCTAATCAGACGTTCAGCGAAATCCAGTTATCCATGGAATTGGGTTCAGAAGCGCCAGGTTTTTGCGATAATTACCCTTCGGATATTTTTTTCTACGTCAACGGCATCGAGATTGGCTGTTGGACGAGTCCAGGCGATTTTGGCAATACCCGGGGTACGTTCAATCCAGACTGGTGGCCGCCGCATCTGAATCAATACGGGATGCTGAAGCTGATCCGCATCACTCAAGAGGGCAGCTATATTGATGGATGCCGCATCTCCGATGTTACTCTGGACCAGATTGGCCTTGATTACAAAAGCGATATCCACTTTCGGATTGCAGTAACGGACGAACCCGTGAATAAACGGGGATTGACGATCTTTGGCAAAAATTTCGGCAATTACGGGCAGAACCTGCTTGCGCGTGTACTTTATAATGTGCAAGAGGAATAG
- a CDS encoding SRPBCC domain-containing protein, producing the protein MLNNGMASSVENEKVLVLERVFDAPRELVFSMFKEAEHLQHWWGPRGWAIPVCNVDFRPGGVWHYCMKCEDKNQGDFYGMESWGKGVYKEIVEPERIVYIDYFSDAEGNTDENLPTTEVTMLFIDLGGKTKIVNRSEYVSAEALQTVMDMGMLQGITETWDRLAERLNEVK; encoded by the coding sequence ATGTTAAACAACGGAATGGCGTCGAGTGTGGAAAATGAAAAGGTACTTGTACTTGAGCGTGTATTTGACGCACCTCGTGAGCTTGTGTTCAGCATGTTCAAGGAAGCGGAACATCTTCAGCACTGGTGGGGACCGAGAGGGTGGGCCATTCCTGTCTGTAATGTGGATTTTCGACCAGGCGGTGTTTGGCATTACTGCATGAAATGTGAGGATAAGAACCAGGGAGATTTTTACGGTATGGAATCTTGGGGAAAAGGTGTGTATAAGGAAATTGTTGAGCCGGAACGGATTGTTTATATCGATTATTTCTCGGACGCCGAAGGCAACACAGATGAGAACCTGCCGACAACCGAAGTAACCATGCTATTCATTGATCTTGGGGGCAAGACAAAGATCGTTAATCGATCAGAGTATGTATCCGCAGAGGCATTGCAAACCGTCATGGATATGGGGATGTTGCAGGGAATTACGGAAACCTGGGACCGTTTGGCGGAACGTCTGAACGAAGTGAAGTAA
- a CDS encoding helix-turn-helix transcriptional regulator: MSGHNPGMDMALLGALAEPNRMHIVELLRDGPLTVGEIAEQLGLRQPQASKHLKVLSDHGILDVKAVANRRIYKLRPEPFQTLDEWVQSFQNIMEDRFDNLDHYLRELQSKKDKP, translated from the coding sequence ATGTCAGGACACAATCCGGGTATGGATATGGCCTTGCTGGGCGCTTTGGCTGAACCGAATCGTATGCATATCGTCGAATTATTACGTGATGGTCCTCTTACTGTGGGGGAAATTGCTGAACAGCTGGGATTACGTCAACCTCAAGCTTCGAAGCATTTGAAAGTGCTCAGTGATCATGGCATTTTGGATGTAAAGGCCGTGGCCAACCGCAGGATTTACAAGCTCCGTCCAGAACCTTTTCAAACATTGGATGAGTGGGTGCAGTCGTTTCAGAATATCATGGAAGACCGTTTTGACAATCTGGATCATTATTTGCGTGAACTGCAAAGTAAGAAAGACAAACCATAG
- a CDS encoding helix-turn-helix domain-containing protein: protein MSNAYLNWFTADLEFPFYIQYGGHEEDTELHKHVDFSELVIVLNGNATHVVNTEEFFVKKGNVFVINGSTPHAYSDPHDFQICNIMFRPEMLASAGPDLRKSKGFQALFVLEPFYRSIHSYPSKMALPIPNLEYVESLITVMIEEYRNRQQGYQTMLISRFTEMVVYLSRHYETQEKGIEGTNLMHLANAISYIEDHYLEPLTLDEIAGKSNVSIRHLNRIFRSYYQMTPISYLQKLRLEKACYLLKQGNLSITEISYECGFNDSNYFTRQFTKAYGMSPKTYRQNH from the coding sequence TTGAGCAACGCCTATTTGAATTGGTTTACAGCTGATCTGGAATTTCCGTTCTATATTCAATATGGAGGACATGAGGAAGACACCGAACTTCACAAGCATGTGGACTTTTCGGAACTTGTCATTGTCCTGAATGGCAATGCGACACATGTTGTCAATACGGAGGAATTTTTTGTTAAGAAGGGCAATGTATTTGTGATTAATGGTTCAACTCCCCATGCCTACAGTGATCCTCATGATTTTCAGATATGCAATATTATGTTCAGACCGGAAATGCTTGCTTCTGCCGGACCGGATCTGAGAAAATCCAAGGGGTTTCAGGCTTTGTTTGTTTTGGAGCCATTTTATCGCAGTATTCATTCCTATCCGAGTAAAATGGCCTTGCCTATTCCCAACCTGGAGTACGTGGAATCGCTAATCACTGTCATGATTGAGGAGTATAGAAACAGGCAGCAAGGATATCAGACGATGCTGATCTCCCGTTTTACGGAGATGGTTGTTTATTTGTCGAGGCATTATGAGACACAGGAGAAGGGAATTGAGGGCACTAATCTGATGCATCTGGCGAATGCCATTTCCTATATCGAGGATCATTATCTGGAACCCCTGACCTTAGATGAGATTGCAGGGAAGTCGAATGTTTCTATAAGGCATCTGAACCGGATATTTCGATCCTATTATCAGATGACGCCCATTTCATATTTACAGAAGCTGCGTCTGGAAAAGGCATGTTATCTGTTAAAACAGGGGAACCTGTCCATTACCGAAATTTCTTATGAATGCGGGTTTAACGACAGTAATTATTTTACCCGGCAGTTCACAAAGGCGTATGGCATGTCTCCCAAAACGTACAGGCAGAATCATTAA
- a CDS encoding ABC transporter substrate-binding protein codes for MVHSMRKIVNYSVALTLSLSLLAGCSSSNESSESKEGNASDTSPMTLTFFGADSNANWNKMQDDVGKEITKQTGITLDAEFAVSDPAQRLALIAASGDYPDLISPKGDLDKLVDAGAMLDLTDLIDQHAPNIKKLFGDQIKRLRYSNEDPSIYVIPTYSAIDGINFVAGAGFELQHRAVKEAGYPQIKTLQDYENVIRSYLEKHPTDENGNKNIGMTLNADDWHIQITVTNPAAETTGKSGDGEYYIDPETHEATYHFRTEGEKEYFQWLNHMYNTGLLDQESFVQKNDQYLAKVASGRVIGLIDADWGYSDGEKALKAAGKNDQTYGHYSVMLSDQYKDNRYQSTGFMAGWGVGITESAEDPVRAIKFLDFLVSEEGQILNYWGVEGKQYTMEDGKRVVPAEVQQRIINDNIAFSRESGVGLYTNMGGHYGDGVKDSTGNYYTKNFPEQIIKNYTDVDKETLKAYDATTWMDLFPNEKDFPVKPWGAVWNISVPSDDEINIIANKVKDITWKQIPQAVMAKPEEFDAIWNDYQQKLVDAGVEKMEQGFTKYVQDRVKLWNE; via the coding sequence ATGGTTCATTCGATGAGAAAGATTGTAAACTATTCCGTCGCACTCACACTTTCATTAAGTTTGCTGGCAGGGTGCAGTAGTAGCAATGAAAGCTCGGAAAGTAAAGAAGGAAATGCCAGTGATACTTCACCGATGACGTTGACATTCTTCGGAGCAGATTCCAACGCGAACTGGAATAAGATGCAGGATGATGTCGGCAAGGAGATTACCAAGCAGACAGGTATCACACTGGATGCCGAATTCGCAGTATCGGACCCCGCTCAGAGACTGGCACTGATTGCAGCAAGTGGTGATTACCCCGATCTGATCAGTCCCAAGGGGGATTTGGACAAATTGGTTGATGCAGGGGCAATGCTGGACCTTACTGATCTGATCGATCAACATGCCCCAAATATCAAGAAACTCTTCGGCGACCAAATCAAGCGTCTGCGCTACAGTAACGAAGATCCCTCCATCTATGTCATTCCTACGTATTCAGCCATTGACGGAATCAACTTCGTGGCTGGTGCAGGTTTTGAGCTCCAGCATCGTGCTGTGAAGGAGGCCGGGTATCCACAGATCAAGACACTGCAAGACTATGAAAATGTCATTCGATCCTATCTGGAGAAGCACCCTACCGATGAGAATGGCAACAAAAATATCGGAATGACATTAAACGCCGATGACTGGCACATTCAAATTACCGTAACAAACCCTGCAGCTGAAACCACTGGTAAATCTGGTGATGGAGAGTACTACATTGATCCGGAAACGCATGAAGCAACCTACCATTTCCGCACGGAAGGCGAGAAAGAGTATTTTCAGTGGCTTAACCACATGTATAATACCGGGTTGCTTGATCAGGAGTCTTTTGTTCAGAAAAACGACCAATATCTGGCCAAAGTCGCTTCTGGTCGCGTCATTGGTCTGATTGATGCAGACTGGGGCTACTCTGATGGAGAGAAGGCGCTGAAGGCGGCAGGCAAAAATGATCAAACCTATGGACATTATTCTGTCATGCTGTCTGACCAGTACAAGGACAACCGATATCAGTCTACTGGGTTCATGGCAGGCTGGGGAGTAGGCATAACTGAAAGCGCTGAAGATCCGGTCCGAGCCATTAAATTTCTGGATTTCCTTGTTTCTGAAGAAGGCCAAATCCTTAATTATTGGGGCGTAGAAGGTAAGCAATATACGATGGAGGACGGTAAGCGTGTTGTACCTGCGGAAGTGCAGCAGCGCATTATCAATGACAATATCGCCTTTAGCAGAGAATCCGGCGTAGGCCTTTACACCAATATGGGTGGTCATTACGGGGATGGCGTGAAAGACTCTACTGGCAATTATTATACCAAGAACTTCCCGGAACAGATTATTAAGAATTACACGGATGTAGATAAAGAGACTCTTAAAGCTTATGATGCAACGACCTGGATGGATCTGTTTCCGAATGAGAAGGATTTCCCGGTAAAACCATGGGGAGCAGTATGGAATATCTCTGTGCCAAGTGATGATGAAATCAACATTATAGCTAACAAGGTGAAGGATATTACATGGAAGCAGATTCCGCAGGCCGTCATGGCCAAACCGGAAGAATTCGATGCCATCTGGAATGACTATCAGCAGAAGCTTGTTGATGCAGGTGTCGAAAAAATGGAGCAGGGTTTCACCAAATATGTCCAGGATCGCGTTAAACTCTGGAATGAATAG
- a CDS encoding glycoside hydrolase family 43 protein: MMTNYSNPVIPGFYPDPSICRVDEDYYLVTSTFEYFPGVPIFHSKDLVNWRQIGHVLTSVEQLPLAKAGSSGGIYAPTLRHHDGWFYMTTTNVSGGGNFYVRSKQPEGPWSNPIFVAQDGIDPSLFFNDDGRIYFQSACNGDEGEGIYQCEIDILTGNKLTESQFIWRGTGGAAPEAPHLYKINDYYYLMIAEGGTEYGHMETIARSKDPYGPFHPCPHNPILSNRSMKTSIHATGHADLVQVQDGSWWAVCLGFRPAAYPMRHHLGRETFLAPVNWTSDGWPIIGYEGHIEPVMTGPQLPEVQWPRKEIRDDFNVSTLGLDWIFLRNPAPDSWSLTEHPGHLVLRGNPVSLNDGGNPAFVGRRLSHFLCSMAAKLSFEPTHDGDEAGLTVYMNEKYHYDLAITRIDGHKKMIFRRTVGSLRTEVIRDCGAGPAILQIQAQRDMFTFSVQQDSTTDSVLGSGETHLLSTEVAGGFTGVIIAMYAHNPSGEGAPSLFDWFDYEPLD, from the coding sequence ATGATGACGAACTACAGCAATCCCGTGATTCCGGGCTTCTATCCAGACCCCAGCATCTGTCGGGTAGACGAAGATTATTATCTCGTAACCAGCACATTTGAATATTTCCCGGGTGTTCCCATTTTCCACAGCAAAGATCTTGTGAATTGGCGCCAAATCGGCCATGTTCTCACTTCTGTCGAACAGCTTCCACTTGCTAAAGCAGGCAGCTCCGGGGGCATTTACGCACCGACACTACGCCACCATGATGGCTGGTTCTACATGACAACTACCAATGTAAGCGGAGGTGGCAACTTCTATGTACGAAGCAAGCAACCTGAAGGACCTTGGTCGAATCCTATTTTTGTTGCCCAGGACGGTATAGACCCCTCCCTATTCTTTAACGATGATGGTCGTATTTACTTTCAATCCGCCTGTAATGGCGATGAAGGCGAAGGGATCTATCAATGTGAGATCGACATCTTGACGGGTAACAAGCTGACAGAGAGCCAGTTCATCTGGAGGGGAACCGGCGGTGCCGCGCCTGAGGCCCCACACTTGTACAAAATAAATGACTATTATTATCTAATGATTGCCGAAGGGGGAACCGAATACGGGCATATGGAAACCATTGCGCGAAGCAAGGATCCATATGGGCCATTCCATCCCTGCCCTCACAATCCGATCCTGTCGAATCGCAGCATGAAAACCAGTATCCATGCCACCGGTCATGCGGACCTCGTTCAGGTGCAGGATGGAAGCTGGTGGGCGGTATGTCTGGGCTTCCGTCCGGCAGCCTACCCCATGAGGCATCACTTGGGACGCGAGACGTTTCTGGCACCCGTGAACTGGACGAGTGACGGATGGCCTATAATCGGTTATGAAGGACATATTGAGCCTGTCATGACCGGGCCGCAGCTGCCTGAAGTCCAATGGCCCCGCAAGGAAATCCGGGATGATTTCAATGTGTCCACACTTGGCCTGGACTGGATCTTCCTGCGGAATCCAGCTCCAGACAGTTGGTCACTCACAGAGCACCCGGGCCATCTTGTTCTGCGAGGAAACCCCGTATCTCTCAATGATGGTGGAAATCCCGCCTTTGTAGGTCGTCGCTTGAGCCATTTCTTATGCAGCATGGCTGCCAAACTGAGCTTTGAACCAACGCATGATGGCGACGAAGCGGGATTGACCGTCTATATGAATGAGAAATATCATTATGATCTGGCTATTACGCGGATTGATGGTCACAAAAAAATGATATTCCGACGAACGGTTGGTTCTTTAAGAACCGAAGTAATTCGGGATTGTGGAGCTGGACCTGCGATATTACAGATTCAGGCCCAACGTGATATGTTCACTTTCTCCGTACAGCAAGATTCAACAACTGACTCTGTCCTCGGCTCTGGCGAAACCCATCTGCTCTCTACTGAAGTGGCGGGCGGCTTCACAGGAGTCATCATTGCCATGTATGCCCACAATCCATCAGGAGAAGGTGCACCCAGCCTGTTCGATTGGTTTGATTATGAACCACTGGATTAA